In Betaproteobacteria bacterium, the sequence GGCATCAATACCGCCCTGTTTTTCGCCAACACCACCTTTGACGGCATCGAGCGTCTGGCCCTGTTGAACCTGGCCGCTGCCCGCTCTGTTTTCGAAGGCGCCATGTCCAACTTCACCGCTCTGCTCGGCGCCAAGGATGTCAATGCCTTCGTTTCCCTGCAGAAGGAAATGGCTTCGCCGTCCATCGAAAAGGGCATGGAATACTCACGTAACGTGATCGCCATCGCTTCCGAAACCAAGGAAAAGCTGGCCAAGGAAGTCGAAACCAAGGTTGCTGAAACCAACGCCAAGGTTTCCGGCATTGTTGAAAAGGCTCTGGCTTCCGCTCCGGCTGGTTCTGAAGTCGCTGTCGCTGCCGTCAAGAGCGCAATCAAGACCGCCAACGAAGCCTACGAAGGCCTGAACAAGGCTGCCAAACAGGCTGCTGAAGTTGCCGAAGCCAGCGTTGCTGCCGCTACCAGCGCCACGATGAAGGCCGCCAACGTTACTGCCCCGAAGGCTTCTGCCAAGAAGGCTGCCTAAGCGCAGACTGCTTGTCGCAGTGATATAGCCGGAGTCTGACTGCGGTTACGAGAAAAGCCCTTGCTTGCCGAGGGCTTTTTTCTTTGAAACACCGAAAGGAGTAACGCCATGCCACACACCCACGCTCATACCAAGGCCGAAGCCATCCACGATGCTTTGGAGGTTTTCGAAGAGGAGCATCACCATCACCCGGATGCCCATGAAAAAGCCCGCCTGGTGTCGGACACCATCAAGGAATGGGAGCATGAAGAGGTTGAGGTCATGCACCATGCGACGGACATCGCGAACTGAGTCCGTATCAGGGTCGGTCTGAATGCAGACGGGGCAAGCCAGGATAATGCCGGCTTGCCCCGTTTCTTTTGGCCAGCGTTTCAGCGCGCCAATTACTTGCGACTGGCTCTGACCAGCTTGCCCTTGCCACCGCGACTACCGCGACAGATTTCAAGGCGTTCGCCCTTGAGTTTGCCGGCAACGCCATCCACCACGGGAATAATGTCGTCCAGCCCGGCCTTGCCCGGCGTCGCATCAATCAGCTTCAGGCCGCGCCCCTTGGCCAGCATCCGGACTTCTGCTATGTCGAAAACCAGCGCACGGCCGTCCTTGGTGATGCAGGATATTTCGCCCTGGCCCGGTGCCGGCATGAAGACTGCAGGCACTTCATCTTCGCCCAGGCTCAGGAAGGCCTTGCCCGCCTTGCCGCGAGACAGGAAATCCTCTCCCTTGCAGCGGAAGCCATAGCCACCGTCGCCGGCAACCAGGTAAAGCTGTTCGTTTTTGACCGCCAAGGCCAGACAAGGCTTGCCACCATCCTGGAAGTCGGCCAGCGAAGTGGCCGGAATACCATCTCCCTTGCCGCCGGGAATATCAGACGCGGCGATGGAATAAGCGCGGCCATGGGTGTCGAGCAGGACCAGTTGATCGACCGTCCGGCAGGGCAGGCAGGCCAGCAGGCTGTCGCCGGAGCGGAAAGTGAGTTGGGTTGGATCAATGTTGTGGCCCTGGCGCGAGCGCAGCCAGCCGTGTTTGGAGACGATCAGGGTCGTCGATTCATCGACAATGGAAACCGTCTTGGCATCTGACATCGTGACCTTGGCATCGGCTTCGATGAAGGTGCGGCGGTCGTCGCCATATTTTTTCGCATCGGCTTCGATTTCGGCGGCAACGCAGGTGCGCATGGCCTCATCGGAGTCGAGCAGCTTGTTCAATCCGGCCGCTTCCTCGCGCAACTTGGCGAGTTCTTCGCCGATCTTGATGCCTTCCAGACGCGCCAACTGGCGCAGGCGGATTTCGAGGATGTCTTCGGCCTGAATCTCGGACAGCTTGAAGTGCGCCATCAGGTCGACCTTGGGGTCGTCCGACTCGCGGATGACTTTGATCACCTTGTCGATGTCGAGCAGGACGGCCAGGCGGCCTTCGAGGATGTGGATACGCTTTTCAGCGGCGGTCAGCCGGTGGCGGGTACGCCTTTCCACGGTCGACAGGCGAAAACGGCACCATTCGGCAATCATGCTGTACAGCGAAGCCTGGCGCGGCGTGCCATTGACGCCGAGCACCGTCAGGTTGATCGAGGCATTGGTTTCCAGGCTGGTGTGAGCGAGTAGCATGCGCACCAGATCGTCCTGCCCCTGACGGGAGCTGGCCGGCTCGATGACCAAGCGTACGGCGTGTTCCTTGCCGGATTCATCACGCACACCGCTTTCTGAAATCGACGACAGGAAGGCCGCTTTCAGGTTGAGCTGTTCCGGCGTGAATACTTTCTTGCCGGCCTTTTCCTTGGCTACCGGATTCGAGCAAGCTTCGATTTCCGACAGCACGGTGGCAGTCGAGACGCCTGGTGGCAGTTCGGTGATGACCAGCTTCCATTGCCCGCGGGCGAGGTTTTCGATTTTCCATTTGGCGCGCACGCGCAGGCTGCCGCGGCCGCTGCGGTAGGTGGCGGCGATTTCTTCCGGTGTTGAAATAATCTGCGCACCGCCGGGGTAATCCGGGCCGGGAATGATGGCCAGTACTTCGTCTTCACTGAAATCCGGATTCCGGATGAGTTCGACGGCGGCTTTTGCCACTTCGCGCAGGTTGTGTGCCGGGATTTCAGTGGCCATGCCGACAGCGATGCCTGAGGCGCCGTTGAGCAGGCAGAAGGGCAGGCGTGCTGGAAGCAGGGCGGGCTCGTCGTTGGCGCCGTCGTAGTTCGGCTTCCAGTTGACCGTGCCTTCATCCAGTTCGGCCAGCAATAGCTCGGCGATGGGCGTCAGGCGGGCTTCCGTGTAGCGCATGGCAGCGGCGTTGTCGCCGTCGCGCGAGCCGAAATTGCCCTGGCCATCGACTATGGGGTAGCGCAGGCTCCAGTCCTGCGCCATGCGGACCATGGCGTCATAGACCGAAGAATCGCCGTGCGGGTGGTATTTACCGATCACGTCACCGACGACGCGGGCCGATTTGACGTGGCGCGGGCTTTTGTACAGGCCCATGCGGTGCATCGCGTAGAGGATGCGGCGCTGCACCGGCTTCTGGCCGTCGGCAGCCGAGGGCAGGGCGCGGCCGGTGACGACGCTCATCGCGTATTCAAGATAGCGGCGGGCGGCGTAATCGGCGGGAGATGGAATGTCACCGGCCGCGCCGTTGGCAGCCGGGGGCAAATCCGGCGGTGTGGTGTCGCCTGCTTCGGCAACGTGCAGGTCGTCCGTCAGCGATGTGGGGGCTTCCGAATCGGTGCCGGCATTGGCTACCTGCTCCGGATCAGTCTTGAGTGGGGCGTTCGGGTCGAAAAGTTTCAGCTGGTCAGTCATGGCATTCTGTAGTTACTGCGCGGTCTGTACGGTGTGCGTGCCGGATGGTACCCGAAACCGGCCTCGATACAGCATCAGGTACGCCGGCAGCTTTTCGAAGATATTGGACGAATGCGGTACGGCTCTGTATTCCCGAGTCGTATTCCTTGCCCTTAGAGAATCTATTAGGGATAATTAAATCAAATCGATGCGGCAGATAAGTATCTGATGGTACAAATGATTCAGTGAGTTTGTTTGTTCAATTTCACGCGGTTTTCAAGCGTTTTCCGGACTGATCCCATGAAGCTGATCCCAGTATTGCTGCTGCTTTGTGTCACCTCTGTCGCACACGCAGAGGAAGAGCGGATGATCCGTATCTGCGACGATACCGGCTGCTCCGATCGTCCGCGTAGTACCACCACCTTCAACCCAGCTGCTGAAGTAAATACCGATGCCGAGCGTCGTCTGGCTGCCTTGAAGGCAAAGGCCGAAAAGGATCCACGCGCCGCGTACGATCTGGGCTTGCGCTATTTTCGCGGTGATGGCGTGCGCCAGGATAGTTATCAGGCCCTGCAGTGGATGCGCGATGCCGCCGAACGTGGCGATCGCAAAGCCCAGACGGCCGTTGGCAAGCTCTACCTGATGGGTCTGGAGGAAATGGGCTCCGACCCGGCCGAGGCCGAGAAATGGCTGTCGATTGCTGCCGGTCGAGGCGACAAGGAAGCGAAAAAGCTGCTCGGCCAGGCAAGCGCAGCCAAGAAGAATGAAGTTGCCTATCGCCGCTGGGTGGATACGCAGCGCGTGTATTTGCGCGAATACTGGCAAAGCCGTTATACCTACCGTTGGTATTGGGGCAATGGCGGCTGGTACTACCGTGATGATTATTGAACCGATTTAGTGACCCCAACAGAAAGTTGATCGACATGAACACCAAGAATCTTTCATTTTGTCTGAGTGCGGCGGCGGCCTTGATGCTGGCCGGCTGTGGTGGCGTCATCCAGTCCGGCAATGCACCAACGGCGGCGACGGGTGGGGCGGCGGGCGGCACCAGCGTGGGTGCCAATCCCACGCTGGAACGTTGTCCGGCACCGCTCGGTACGCTGGCCGTCGACGATGGTCGCGGCAAGGAGTGGTACGCCAGCTTCGGCCGGGCGACCAAAATTACCACCATCGAGCCTTTGATTCGCCTGGCAGTCCAGCAGTCGAACTGCTTCATCATCACCTCCATTGGCAATAATCGTCTGGAGAGCAAGTTGTCAGGAATAACTGACAAGCAACGCAATTCCGGTGAGTTCCGGGCCGGTTCTAAGCAGCAAAAGGGACAGCGTGTTGCGGCTGACTACTTTATGGATCCCTCCATCGTGATTGATGAGTCACCGACCGGTCGTCTGGCCGGTGCAGTTGGCGGTGCGTTGCTCGGCGGTCGTGGTGGCCAGCTGCTAGGGGCCGGCATGGAAAGCAGGGTTTCGGTTGTCACCCTGTCGCTTTTTGACATTCGCTCATCGGTGCAAATTGCTATTTCCGAAGGCAATTCGACGGCAACCAACTTCGGTGCGGCGCTGGGTGCGTTCGGTGGCGGAGCGGCTGGCGGCCTGAGCGGATTCTCGCAAACGCCGGAAGGCAAGGCGACCGTTGCAGCGTTCATGGATGCCTACAACAGCATGGTCATCTCGCTGCGCAATTACAAGGCGCAGGACGTCAAGGGCGGCTTGGGTCGTGGTGGTACGCTGAAGGTCAATTGATCGATATGGCTTCTGCGCGCCATATCACCTGATATCTGTGTGATGAAGGTCATTGAAAAAGCGCCGCTGGTCGGCGCTTTTTTCATGTCCGAAAATTTCAATTTTTGCAGAATTTTCCGGTTGACCGCGGGATAACCGAGCTGGGCCGTCAATCGGTTGGAATACCCCGTGCGAGCAATGGAAGTACTTTGTCCGGCGCGCTTAAGCAGGCGTTTCCTTCAAGCGCTCGGCGAGAAAATCGACAAACACACGAATTTTCGGTGGCAAATGCGTTTGCGGCAGCCAGATTGCCCAGGCTGTCTGGCCGAAGGGGCAGACCGGTGTCCAGTCCGGCAGCAACGAAATTAGCCGGCCATCTGCAATTTCCCGATCCACTGCGTAGTTCCAGACCAGCCCGATGCCCATATCGGCGAGCAGCAGGTCGCGCACGACTTCGCTGTTATTGACCACCACATTGCTCGTCACGCACACTCGCATCTCTTCACTGCCGCGCTGAAAACGCCATTCGTTGCCGAATTCGCGCAGCCCGTAGTGCAGACAGTTGTGGCCGGCGAGATCGGCGGGCGTTTCGACTTTTTGTCCTTTTTTCCCGTTGACCGTGGAACAGAGTCGATAACGGACTGGCATCAATGCCTTGGCCACCACCTGGTCAGGCGGGGAGCGCGTCAGGCGCAGAGCGACGTCGTAGCCTTCATCAACCAGATCGACGATGCGGTCGAGCAGGGTCAGTTGCAGATCGATCTCCGGGTAGCGGGCGAGGAATTCTGGAATCAACGGGGCCAGGCAGAGTTTGCCGAACGTGACCGAGGCAGTGACCCGCAGGGTGCCGCGCGGTGCATCAAGCAGGCCGGCAGCGAGGCGGGCGCTTTCATCGAGCAATGCAACGCCTTGCGACGCCCGTTCGTAAAGCACCCGGCCGGCTTCGGTCAGTGACATGGCGCGTGTCGTCCGCTGCAGCAGGCGCAGGCCGAGTTGCTTTTCAAGCCGGTTGATACGCTTGCTGACGGCCGATTTGGTCAGCCCCATGGCCCGCGCCGCCGATGAGAAGCCTTGCGTATCGACCACCCGGACAAAAGCAGCAAGGTCGGATAAATGATCGAGTGGATTGATTGTTTCCATTGGGCAACAAACTGTTATTAATTTACTGGATTGTATCGAATTAGCCGCAATGAAATGATGGCATCGTCACTTCAAACGGAGAAAACCATGCCCCTGATCCAGATTACCTTGAGCGGCCCGGCTGCCACGCCAGGCTCGATTCAGCATTTGCAGCAAGAAACTACCCGCCTGATGCAAACCATCCTGCACAAGGAGGCGGCGCTCACGGTGGTCAGCGTTGCGCAGTTACCGGCAGGGGCCAGCACGGCCAACGGGCAGGCGGTGGCCGTCAGCGCCGCCATGCAGGCGCTGATTACTGCCGGCACCAACAGCGCCGCCGAAAAAGCGGATTTCATTTTTGCTGCAAAATCCCTGTTGACCGCAGCAATCGGCCCTGTCGCAGCCCCCATCTACGTTGCGCTGCACGAACTGCCGGCCGACAGCTGGGGTTACGACGGCGAAACGCAGGCCGCGCGCAAAGTACGGCGCGAGTTGGCAGAAGCATCCGGCGGTGTCGCATGAACGCCCGTACCCTTCGCCAGATCGGCGGCGTACAGGCCAGTCTGCAGGCTGGCGCAACGCTGGTTGCTGCAAAGACGGCCGTCGTGCTCATCGACTACCAGAACGAATACCGCAGCGGGCCTCTGACGCTACCGGACGAGCCAGTAGCCAGCAACGCAGCCCGCCGACTGCGCGCCTGGGCTGACTGCGCCGGCGTTGCCGTCATTCATGTGCTGCATCTTGCCCCGGCCACGGCGCCCATTTTTGCGCCGGATTCCATTGGCACTGCGGCCATCACCGGGCTGGCACCTGGTGAAGGTGAGGCGATTATCCATAAACACTTGCCCTCGGCGTTTACCGGCACCGGCCTGAACGATGAATTGCAGGCACGCGCCGTGGAAACACTGATCATCGCCGGCTACATGACCCACAACTGCATCGATTCAACAGCCCGCGAGGCATTCCATCGTGGCTACCGGGTTGGCGTGGTGGCCGATGCCTGCGCGACCCGAGATCTACCGGGGCCG encodes:
- a CDS encoding cysteine hydrolase; this encodes MNARTLRQIGGVQASLQAGATLVAAKTAVVLIDYQNEYRSGPLTLPDEPVASNAARRLRAWADCAGVAVIHVLHLAPATAPIFAPDSIGTAAITGLAPGEGEAIIHKHLPSAFTGTGLNDELQARAVETLIIAGYMTHNCIDSTAREAFHRGYRVGVVADACATRDLPGPDGATIPAATLNAAVLAGLGDRIAEIVDVATLAAMKIG
- a CDS encoding LysR family transcriptional regulator, which codes for METINPLDHLSDLAAFVRVVDTQGFSSAARAMGLTKSAVSKRINRLEKQLGLRLLQRTTRAMSLTEAGRVLYERASQGVALLDESARLAAGLLDAPRGTLRVTASVTFGKLCLAPLIPEFLARYPEIDLQLTLLDRIVDLVDEGYDVALRLTRSPPDQVVAKALMPVRYRLCSTVNGKKGQKVETPADLAGHNCLHYGLREFGNEWRFQRGSEEMRVCVTSNVVVNNSEVVRDLLLADMGIGLVWNYAVDREIADGRLISLLPDWTPVCPFGQTAWAIWLPQTHLPPKIRVFVDFLAERLKETPA
- the parC gene encoding DNA topoisomerase IV subunit A — encoded protein: MTDQLKLFDPNAPLKTDPEQVANAGTDSEAPTSLTDDLHVAEAGDTTPPDLPPAANGAAGDIPSPADYAARRYLEYAMSVVTGRALPSAADGQKPVQRRILYAMHRMGLYKSPRHVKSARVVGDVIGKYHPHGDSSVYDAMVRMAQDWSLRYPIVDGQGNFGSRDGDNAAAMRYTEARLTPIAELLLAELDEGTVNWKPNYDGANDEPALLPARLPFCLLNGASGIAVGMATEIPAHNLREVAKAAVELIRNPDFSEDEVLAIIPGPDYPGGAQIISTPEEIAATYRSGRGSLRVRAKWKIENLARGQWKLVITELPPGVSTATVLSEIEACSNPVAKEKAGKKVFTPEQLNLKAAFLSSISESGVRDESGKEHAVRLVIEPASSRQGQDDLVRMLLAHTSLETNASINLTVLGVNGTPRQASLYSMIAEWCRFRLSTVERRTRHRLTAAEKRIHILEGRLAVLLDIDKVIKVIRESDDPKVDLMAHFKLSEIQAEDILEIRLRQLARLEGIKIGEELAKLREEAAGLNKLLDSDEAMRTCVAAEIEADAKKYGDDRRTFIEADAKVTMSDAKTVSIVDESTTLIVSKHGWLRSRQGHNIDPTQLTFRSGDSLLACLPCRTVDQLVLLDTHGRAYSIAASDIPGGKGDGIPATSLADFQDGGKPCLALAVKNEQLYLVAGDGGYGFRCKGEDFLSRGKAGKAFLSLGEDEVPAVFMPAPGQGEISCITKDGRALVFDIAEVRMLAKGRGLKLIDATPGKAGLDDIIPVVDGVAGKLKGERLEICRGSRGGKGKLVRASRK
- a CDS encoding phasin family protein, which encodes MFTKPEDFAKSGINTALFFANTTFDGIERLALLNLAAARSVFEGAMSNFTALLGAKDVNAFVSLQKEMASPSIEKGMEYSRNVIAIASETKEKLAKEVETKVAETNAKVSGIVEKALASAPAGSEVAVAAVKSAIKTANEAYEGLNKAAKQAAEVAEASVAAATSATMKAANVTAPKASAKKAA
- a CDS encoding 4-oxalocrotonate tautomerase → MPLIQITLSGPAATPGSIQHLQQETTRLMQTILHKEAALTVVSVAQLPAGASTANGQAVAVSAAMQALITAGTNSAAEKADFIFAAKSLLTAAIGPVAAPIYVALHELPADSWGYDGETQAARKVRRELAEASGGVA
- a CDS encoding sel1 repeat family protein codes for the protein MKLIPVLLLLCVTSVAHAEEERMIRICDDTGCSDRPRSTTTFNPAAEVNTDAERRLAALKAKAEKDPRAAYDLGLRYFRGDGVRQDSYQALQWMRDAAERGDRKAQTAVGKLYLMGLEEMGSDPAEAEKWLSIAAGRGDKEAKKLLGQASAAKKNEVAYRRWVDTQRVYLREYWQSRYTYRWYWGNGGWYYRDDY